The Eleginops maclovinus isolate JMC-PN-2008 ecotype Puerto Natales chromosome 3, JC_Emac_rtc_rv5, whole genome shotgun sequence genome includes a region encoding these proteins:
- the LOC134861496 gene encoding leucine-rich repeat-containing protein 72, translated as MQRRQTMEGAEEIKESLQKSGIKRDVDVLQLSLATKKLTTIPDLSRFHFLRQLWLNNNKIRELSCRSLNCCLTELYLQNNNIKSITGALNHLTCLQRLFLHNNQIRGLADMTHELRRMQQLQTATFFLNPISHEPRYRQHVIHCLPSIQVLDRKEVRSVERRRSFQIYSQERHRVLQSVVFCRRTT; from the exons ATGCAGAGGAGACAGACAATGGAGGGGGCTGAG GAAATAAAGGAGTCTCTTCAGAAGTCTGGAATAAAGAGGGATGTTGATGTTTTACAACTCAGCCTCGCCACAAA AAAACTCACCACCATCCCTGACTTATCAAGATTTCACTTTCTGAGGCAGTTGTGGCTGAATAACAACAAG ATAAGAGAGCTCAGCTGTCGTTCCCTCAACTGCTGCTTGACTGAACTTTACCtccaaaacaataacatcaagTCTATAACCG GGGCCCTGAATCATCTGACCTGCCTTCAGCGTCTTTTTCTCCACAACAACCAGATCAGGGGGCTGGCAGACATGACGCACGAGCTCAGAAGgatgcagcagctgcagactgCAA CTTTCTTTCTTAATCCCATCTCCCATGAACCCAGGTATCGCCAACATGTGATCCACTGCTTGCCTTCTATCCAGGTTTTAGATAGAAAAG AGGTGAGGTctgtggagaggaggaggtccTTCCAGATTTACAGCCAGGAGCGTCATCGCGTCCTGCAGTCTGTGGTCTTCTGCAGACGGACAACATAG